In the Hylaeus volcanicus isolate JK05 chromosome 1, UHH_iyHylVolc1.0_haploid, whole genome shotgun sequence genome, one interval contains:
- the LOC128874640 gene encoding WD repeat-containing protein 74 isoform X1 has product MDSGDNFDVYVGCKSGVFKGVKIAKKECVMQNIQNLVSITDDDEVTTMSWGDDEEKEILIACGVKGTRSVKVYDTKCSTFTCSFFTDIGKGKINGISRYNGAILTAVHSGEVKLWRFEKEHEILINAGENLNRMRHSKTNKNIIATGGYEHRLQLFDLEKQRQIFLEKNQPNDWLQLKVPIWISDIDFLPTTEQIVAVSKYGHVRLYDPKTQRRPVINLEVEGEALTTLTVTPREKQIIVGSGKGKMNLVDLRKPAKVLNTYKGFAGGITGLACSTSEPYVVSVSLDRYLRIHHIDTKQLLKKVYLTSKISCMLLHSGFSLPTEIETDKDVQICNNSSDSSVKGQKNEADKPDNDVEYDMLFEKMPVILSNKEDRKSIERKRRKTKESSSDEEIISSKFTRRKEKLEKNCKKTKSKQSKHT; this is encoded by the exons ATGGATTCAGGTGACAACTTTGATGTTTACGTTGGTTGTAAATCTGGAGTCTTCAAAG GTGTAAAAATAGCTAAAAAGGAATGTGTAATGCAAAACATACAAAACTTGGTGTCCATAACAGATGACGACGAAGTCACGACAATGTCCTGGGGTGATgacgaagaaaaggaaattttaatcgcCTGTGGAGTAAAAGGGACTAGGAG TGTGAAAGTTTATGATACAAAGTGTTCAACATTTAcatgttcattttttactgATATTGGAAAAGGAAAGATCAATGGCATATCACGGTACAATGG AGCAATTTTGACTGCAGTACATTCAGGAGAAGTGAAATTATGGAGGTTTGAAAAGGAACATGAAATTCTGATAAATGCtggtgaaaatttaaatagaatgcGTCAttctaaaacaaataaaaacataattgCAACTGGTGGCTATGAGCATAGGCTACAATTATTTGACTTAGAGAAACagagacaaatatttttagaaaaaaatcaaCCTAATGATTGGTTACAATTAAAGGTTCCTATTTGGATTTCTGATATAGATTTTCTTCCTACTACAGAACAGATTGTTGCAGTTAGTAAATATGGGCAT GTACGATTGTATGATCCAAAGACACAACGAAGACCTGTCATCAATTTAGAAGTAGAAGGTGAAGCCTTAACAACATTAACCGTGACACCAAGAGAAAA GCAAATTATAGTGGGTTCTGGGAAAGGTAAAATGAACCTCGTAGATCTAAGGAAACCAGCTAAAGTATTAAATACTTACAAAGGATTTGCTGGTGGTATAACTGGACTAGCTTGCAGTACAAGCGAACCTTACGTTGTTAGCGTTAGTTTAGATCGATATTTAAGAATACACCACATCGATACTAAACAGTTACTAAAAAAG GTTTATTTAACATCGAAGATATCGTGTATGTTGTTGCATTCAGGATTTTCGTTACCAACAGAAATTGAAACTGACAAAGATGTACAAATATGTAACAATAGCTCGGACTCGAGCGTCAAAGGGCAAAAAAATGAGGCAGATAAACCAGATAACGATGTAGAATATGACATGTTATTTGAGAAGATGCCTGTTATTCTAAGTAATAAAGAGGATAGAAAATCAATTGAACGAAAgcgaaggaaaacaaaagaaagttCGTCAGATGAAGAAATT ATATCTTCAAAGTTTACAaggagaaaagagaaattagaaaaaaattgtaagaaaacaaaatcgaaGCAGTCAAAACATACATAA
- the LOC128874640 gene encoding WD repeat-containing protein 74 isoform X2: protein MIQSVQHLHVHFLLILEKERSMAYHGTMVHSGEVKLWRFEKEHEILINAGENLNRMRHSKTNKNIIATGGYEHRLQLFDLEKQRQIFLEKNQPNDWLQLKVPIWISDIDFLPTTEQIVAVSKYGHVRLYDPKTQRRPVINLEVEGEALTTLTVTPREKQIIVGSGKGKMNLVDLRKPAKVLNTYKGFAGGITGLACSTSEPYVVSVSLDRYLRIHHIDTKQLLKKVYLTSKISCMLLHSGFSLPTEIETDKDVQICNNSSDSSVKGQKNEADKPDNDVEYDMLFEKMPVILSNKEDRKSIERKRRKTKESSSDEEIISSKFTRRKEKLEKNCKKTKSKQSKHT, encoded by the exons ATGATACAAAGTGTTCAACATTTAcatgttcattttttactgATATTGGAAAAGGAAAGATCAATGGCATATCACGGTACAATGG TACATTCAGGAGAAGTGAAATTATGGAGGTTTGAAAAGGAACATGAAATTCTGATAAATGCtggtgaaaatttaaatagaatgcGTCAttctaaaacaaataaaaacataattgCAACTGGTGGCTATGAGCATAGGCTACAATTATTTGACTTAGAGAAACagagacaaatatttttagaaaaaaatcaaCCTAATGATTGGTTACAATTAAAGGTTCCTATTTGGATTTCTGATATAGATTTTCTTCCTACTACAGAACAGATTGTTGCAGTTAGTAAATATGGGCAT GTACGATTGTATGATCCAAAGACACAACGAAGACCTGTCATCAATTTAGAAGTAGAAGGTGAAGCCTTAACAACATTAACCGTGACACCAAGAGAAAA GCAAATTATAGTGGGTTCTGGGAAAGGTAAAATGAACCTCGTAGATCTAAGGAAACCAGCTAAAGTATTAAATACTTACAAAGGATTTGCTGGTGGTATAACTGGACTAGCTTGCAGTACAAGCGAACCTTACGTTGTTAGCGTTAGTTTAGATCGATATTTAAGAATACACCACATCGATACTAAACAGTTACTAAAAAAG GTTTATTTAACATCGAAGATATCGTGTATGTTGTTGCATTCAGGATTTTCGTTACCAACAGAAATTGAAACTGACAAAGATGTACAAATATGTAACAATAGCTCGGACTCGAGCGTCAAAGGGCAAAAAAATGAGGCAGATAAACCAGATAACGATGTAGAATATGACATGTTATTTGAGAAGATGCCTGTTATTCTAAGTAATAAAGAGGATAGAAAATCAATTGAACGAAAgcgaaggaaaacaaaagaaagttCGTCAGATGAAGAAATT ATATCTTCAAAGTTTACAaggagaaaagagaaattagaaaaaaattgtaagaaaacaaaatcgaaGCAGTCAAAACATACATAA